Proteins encoded in a region of the Eschrichtius robustus isolate mEscRob2 chromosome 16, mEscRob2.pri, whole genome shotgun sequence genome:
- the LOC137750491 gene encoding adenosine 5'-monophosphoramidase HINT2-like has protein sequence MAAAILLAAGLCGARRAEAVAGPRRAQVRGAAGVTDGNEVAKAQKAAPRGAAPTVSWILDRSLPAGVLYEDQQCLVFRDAATQAPVHFLVIPEKPIPCISQVEEEDRKLLGHLLLVAKKTAKAGGLGDGYRFVINDGELGAQCVYHLHIHVLGGRQLQWPPG, from the exons ATGGCGGCGGCCATACTGCTGGCCGCCGGGCTCTGCGGGGCGCGCCGGGCAGAGGCGGTGGCGGGGCCGCGGAGGGCGCAGGTGAGAG GAGCTGCAGGTGTGACTGATGGGAATGAAGTGGCCAAGGCCCAGAAGGCAGCTCCTCGGGGAGCAGCTCCAACCGTCTCCTGGATCCTGGATCGAAGCCTCCCAGCTGGCGTTCTGTATGAGGACCAGCAGTGTCTCGTATTCCGTGACGCGGCCACTCAGGCTCCTGTGCACTTTCTGGTCATTCCTGAGAAGCCCATTCCTTGCATTAGCCAGGTTGAGGAAGAAGACCGGAAGCTTCTAGGACACCTTCTCCTTGTGGCCAAGAAGACAGCAAaggctggggggctgggagaTGGCTACCGATTTGTGATCAACGATGGGGAGCTGGGCGCACAATGTGTTTATCACCTGCACATTCACGTACTTGGGGGCCGACAGCTGCAGTGGCCTCCAGGTTGA